A window from Ictalurus furcatus strain D&B chromosome 16, Billie_1.0, whole genome shotgun sequence encodes these proteins:
- the hmgcs1 gene encoding hydroxymethylglutaryl-CoA synthase, cytoplasmic isoform X3, which translates to MFVSPITMPGSVPTSYSDTWPKDVGIIAMEVYIPSQYVDQAELEEFDDVGAGKYTIGLGQARMGFCSDREDINSLCLTVVQRLMERNCLSYDSVGRLEVGTETIIDKSKSVKTVLMQLFEESGNTDVEGIDTTNACYGGTAALFNAVNWVESSSWDGRYALVVAGDIAVYATGSARPTGGAGAVAMLVGPNAPLAFDRGLRGTHMQHAYDFYKPDMVSEYPVVDGKLSIQCYLSALDRCYSVYRNKIQAQWQREGLERRFSLKDFGYMVFHSPYCKLVQKSLARLLLNDFLSHPNPDMESGPFSGLEAFRDVKAEDTYFDRDVEKAFMKASAEMFEQKTKASLLISNQNGNMYTPSVYGCLASILAQFTPQELAGQRIGLFSYGSGFAATLYSIRVTQDATPGSTLDKLVSSLSDLQARLDSRKKVPPAVFADNMKLREETHHLANYVPQGSVDELFPGTWYLTRVDEKHRRYYTRRSLDEHGPLEAGLLNSVTASEHIPSPVKKMPRIPATTAVPEAVTITNGEH; encoded by the exons ATGTTTGTAAG TCCGATCACAATGCCTGGTTCTGTCCCTACGAGCTATTCAGACACTTGGCCCAAAGATGTGGGCATCATTGCTATGGAGGTCTACATTCCCTCCCAGTATGTAGACCAGGCGGAACTGGAGGAGTTTGATGATGTTGGAGCAGGGAAGTACACCATCGGTCTTGGGCAAGCGCGAATGGGTTTCTGCTCAGACCGGGAGGACATTAACTCGCTGTGTCTGACCGTGGTGCAGCGGCTTATGGAGAGAAACTGCTTGTCGTACGACAGCGTGGGAAGACTCGAGGTGGGCACAGAGACCATCATCGACAAGTCGAAGTCGGTGAAGACGGTATTAATGCAGCTGTTTGAGGAATCCGGAAATACAGACGTGGAGGGAATCGACACCACTAACGCATGCTACGGAGGCACCGCTGCTCTTTTCAACGCTGTCAACTGGGTGGAGTCCAGCTCCTGGGACG GTCGCTACGCTCTGGTTGTGGCTGGAGATATCGCGGTGTATGCAACAGGCAGTGCCAGGCCTACAGGAGGCGCTGGAGCAGTGGCCATGTTGGTAGGGCCTAATGCACCTCTGGCATTTGATAGAG gCCTACGAGGGACCCATATGCAGCACGCGTATGATTTCTATAAGCCTGATATGGTGTCAGAGTATCCCGTAGTTGATGGCAAGCTCTCCATCCAGTGCTACCTCAGTGCATTGGACAGATGTTACTCTGTCTACCGCAATAAAATTCAAGCCCAATGGCAAAGAG AGGGCCTTGAGAGACGTTTCAGTCTGAAAGACTTTGGCTACATGGTCTTCCATTCTCCCTATTGTAAACTGGTTCAGAAGTCTCTGGCTCGACTCCTGCTCAACGACTTCCTGTCTCATCCCAACCCCGACATGGAGAGTGGGCCTTTCAGCGGCCTGGAGGCCTTCAG GGATGTGAAGGCTGAGGACACGTATTTTGACCGTGATGTGGAGAAGGCCTTCATGAAAGCCAGCGCAGAGATGTTTGAGCAGAAAACCAAGGCCTCCCTGCTCATATCCAACCAGAATGGCAACATGTACACACCATCTGTGTATGGTTGTCTGGCTTCCATTCTAGCACA ATTTACACCTCAGGAGTTGGCAGGTCAGAGAATTGGCTTGTTCTCATACGGATCAGGCTTCGCTGCCACACTCTACTCGATCAGAGTGACACAAGATGCTACACCTG GCTCTACACTAGATAAACTGGTTTCCAGTCTGTCAGATCTGCAGGCCCGACTGGACTCTAGGAAGAAGGTTCCACCTGCTGTCTTTGCAGACAACATGAAGCTTAGAGAGGAGACCCATCACTTGG CAAACTACGTCCCCCAGGGTTCAGTGGACGAGTTGTTCCCAGGCACATGGTATCTAACGCGTGTGGATGAGAAACACCGCAGATATTACACTAGACGTTCCCTGGATGAACACGGACCTCTGGAGGCAGGACTTCTTAATTCCGTGACCGCATCCGAG CACATCCCCAGCCCGGTGAAGAAGATGCCCCGCATCCCAGCCACTACTGctgtccctgaggcagtcactATTACTAATGGGGAACATTGA
- the hmgcs1 gene encoding hydroxymethylglutaryl-CoA synthase, cytoplasmic isoform X1, which produces MFVSPITMPGSVPTSYSDTWPKDVGIIAMEVYIPSQYVDQAELEEFDDVGAGKYTIGLGQARMGFCSDREDINSLCLTVVQRLMERNCLSYDSVGRLEVGTETIIDKSKSVKTVLMQLFEESGNTDVEGIDTTNACYGGTAALFNAVNWVESSSWDGRYALVVAGDIAVYATGSARPTGGAGAVAMLVGPNAPLAFDRGLRGTHMQHAYDFYKPDMVSEYPVVDGKLSIQCYLSALDRCYSVYRNKIQAQWQREGLERRFSLKDFGYMVFHSPYCKLVQKSLARLLLNDFLSHPNPDMESGPFSGLEAFRDVKAEDTYFDRDVEKAFMKASAEMFEQKTKASLLISNQNGNMYTPSVYGCLASILAQFTPQELAGQRIGLFSYGSGFAATLYSIRVTQDATPGECIHVFTAHTTLWRCLDVTSHVNVCVLSQGSTLDKLVSSLSDLQARLDSRKKVPPAVFADNMKLREETHHLANYVPQGSVDELFPGTWYLTRVDEKHRRYYTRRSLDEHGPLEAGLLNSVTASEHIPSPVKKMPRIPATTAVPEAVTITNGEH; this is translated from the exons ATGTTTGTAAG TCCGATCACAATGCCTGGTTCTGTCCCTACGAGCTATTCAGACACTTGGCCCAAAGATGTGGGCATCATTGCTATGGAGGTCTACATTCCCTCCCAGTATGTAGACCAGGCGGAACTGGAGGAGTTTGATGATGTTGGAGCAGGGAAGTACACCATCGGTCTTGGGCAAGCGCGAATGGGTTTCTGCTCAGACCGGGAGGACATTAACTCGCTGTGTCTGACCGTGGTGCAGCGGCTTATGGAGAGAAACTGCTTGTCGTACGACAGCGTGGGAAGACTCGAGGTGGGCACAGAGACCATCATCGACAAGTCGAAGTCGGTGAAGACGGTATTAATGCAGCTGTTTGAGGAATCCGGAAATACAGACGTGGAGGGAATCGACACCACTAACGCATGCTACGGAGGCACCGCTGCTCTTTTCAACGCTGTCAACTGGGTGGAGTCCAGCTCCTGGGACG GTCGCTACGCTCTGGTTGTGGCTGGAGATATCGCGGTGTATGCAACAGGCAGTGCCAGGCCTACAGGAGGCGCTGGAGCAGTGGCCATGTTGGTAGGGCCTAATGCACCTCTGGCATTTGATAGAG gCCTACGAGGGACCCATATGCAGCACGCGTATGATTTCTATAAGCCTGATATGGTGTCAGAGTATCCCGTAGTTGATGGCAAGCTCTCCATCCAGTGCTACCTCAGTGCATTGGACAGATGTTACTCTGTCTACCGCAATAAAATTCAAGCCCAATGGCAAAGAG AGGGCCTTGAGAGACGTTTCAGTCTGAAAGACTTTGGCTACATGGTCTTCCATTCTCCCTATTGTAAACTGGTTCAGAAGTCTCTGGCTCGACTCCTGCTCAACGACTTCCTGTCTCATCCCAACCCCGACATGGAGAGTGGGCCTTTCAGCGGCCTGGAGGCCTTCAG GGATGTGAAGGCTGAGGACACGTATTTTGACCGTGATGTGGAGAAGGCCTTCATGAAAGCCAGCGCAGAGATGTTTGAGCAGAAAACCAAGGCCTCCCTGCTCATATCCAACCAGAATGGCAACATGTACACACCATCTGTGTATGGTTGTCTGGCTTCCATTCTAGCACA ATTTACACCTCAGGAGTTGGCAGGTCAGAGAATTGGCTTGTTCTCATACGGATCAGGCTTCGCTGCCACACTCTACTCGATCAGAGTGACACAAGATGCTACACCTGGTGAGTGTATACATGTAttcacagcacacacaactttatggAGATGCCTTGACGTCACAAGTCATGTAAACGTGTGTGTTTTATCCCAAGGCTCTACACTAGATAAACTGGTTTCCAGTCTGTCAGATCTGCAGGCCCGACTGGACTCTAGGAAGAAGGTTCCACCTGCTGTCTTTGCAGACAACATGAAGCTTAGAGAGGAGACCCATCACTTGG CAAACTACGTCCCCCAGGGTTCAGTGGACGAGTTGTTCCCAGGCACATGGTATCTAACGCGTGTGGATGAGAAACACCGCAGATATTACACTAGACGTTCCCTGGATGAACACGGACCTCTGGAGGCAGGACTTCTTAATTCCGTGACCGCATCCGAG CACATCCCCAGCCCGGTGAAGAAGATGCCCCGCATCCCAGCCACTACTGctgtccctgaggcagtcactATTACTAATGGGGAACATTGA
- the hmgcs1 gene encoding hydroxymethylglutaryl-CoA synthase, cytoplasmic isoform X2 has translation MPGSVPTSYSDTWPKDVGIIAMEVYIPSQYVDQAELEEFDDVGAGKYTIGLGQARMGFCSDREDINSLCLTVVQRLMERNCLSYDSVGRLEVGTETIIDKSKSVKTVLMQLFEESGNTDVEGIDTTNACYGGTAALFNAVNWVESSSWDGRYALVVAGDIAVYATGSARPTGGAGAVAMLVGPNAPLAFDRGLRGTHMQHAYDFYKPDMVSEYPVVDGKLSIQCYLSALDRCYSVYRNKIQAQWQREGLERRFSLKDFGYMVFHSPYCKLVQKSLARLLLNDFLSHPNPDMESGPFSGLEAFRDVKAEDTYFDRDVEKAFMKASAEMFEQKTKASLLISNQNGNMYTPSVYGCLASILAQFTPQELAGQRIGLFSYGSGFAATLYSIRVTQDATPGECIHVFTAHTTLWRCLDVTSHVNVCVLSQGSTLDKLVSSLSDLQARLDSRKKVPPAVFADNMKLREETHHLANYVPQGSVDELFPGTWYLTRVDEKHRRYYTRRSLDEHGPLEAGLLNSVTASEHIPSPVKKMPRIPATTAVPEAVTITNGEH, from the exons ATGCCTGGTTCTGTCCCTACGAGCTATTCAGACACTTGGCCCAAAGATGTGGGCATCATTGCTATGGAGGTCTACATTCCCTCCCAGTATGTAGACCAGGCGGAACTGGAGGAGTTTGATGATGTTGGAGCAGGGAAGTACACCATCGGTCTTGGGCAAGCGCGAATGGGTTTCTGCTCAGACCGGGAGGACATTAACTCGCTGTGTCTGACCGTGGTGCAGCGGCTTATGGAGAGAAACTGCTTGTCGTACGACAGCGTGGGAAGACTCGAGGTGGGCACAGAGACCATCATCGACAAGTCGAAGTCGGTGAAGACGGTATTAATGCAGCTGTTTGAGGAATCCGGAAATACAGACGTGGAGGGAATCGACACCACTAACGCATGCTACGGAGGCACCGCTGCTCTTTTCAACGCTGTCAACTGGGTGGAGTCCAGCTCCTGGGACG GTCGCTACGCTCTGGTTGTGGCTGGAGATATCGCGGTGTATGCAACAGGCAGTGCCAGGCCTACAGGAGGCGCTGGAGCAGTGGCCATGTTGGTAGGGCCTAATGCACCTCTGGCATTTGATAGAG gCCTACGAGGGACCCATATGCAGCACGCGTATGATTTCTATAAGCCTGATATGGTGTCAGAGTATCCCGTAGTTGATGGCAAGCTCTCCATCCAGTGCTACCTCAGTGCATTGGACAGATGTTACTCTGTCTACCGCAATAAAATTCAAGCCCAATGGCAAAGAG AGGGCCTTGAGAGACGTTTCAGTCTGAAAGACTTTGGCTACATGGTCTTCCATTCTCCCTATTGTAAACTGGTTCAGAAGTCTCTGGCTCGACTCCTGCTCAACGACTTCCTGTCTCATCCCAACCCCGACATGGAGAGTGGGCCTTTCAGCGGCCTGGAGGCCTTCAG GGATGTGAAGGCTGAGGACACGTATTTTGACCGTGATGTGGAGAAGGCCTTCATGAAAGCCAGCGCAGAGATGTTTGAGCAGAAAACCAAGGCCTCCCTGCTCATATCCAACCAGAATGGCAACATGTACACACCATCTGTGTATGGTTGTCTGGCTTCCATTCTAGCACA ATTTACACCTCAGGAGTTGGCAGGTCAGAGAATTGGCTTGTTCTCATACGGATCAGGCTTCGCTGCCACACTCTACTCGATCAGAGTGACACAAGATGCTACACCTGGTGAGTGTATACATGTAttcacagcacacacaactttatggAGATGCCTTGACGTCACAAGTCATGTAAACGTGTGTGTTTTATCCCAAGGCTCTACACTAGATAAACTGGTTTCCAGTCTGTCAGATCTGCAGGCCCGACTGGACTCTAGGAAGAAGGTTCCACCTGCTGTCTTTGCAGACAACATGAAGCTTAGAGAGGAGACCCATCACTTGG CAAACTACGTCCCCCAGGGTTCAGTGGACGAGTTGTTCCCAGGCACATGGTATCTAACGCGTGTGGATGAGAAACACCGCAGATATTACACTAGACGTTCCCTGGATGAACACGGACCTCTGGAGGCAGGACTTCTTAATTCCGTGACCGCATCCGAG CACATCCCCAGCCCGGTGAAGAAGATGCCCCGCATCCCAGCCACTACTGctgtccctgaggcagtcactATTACTAATGGGGAACATTGA